Part of the Nicotiana sylvestris chromosome 2, ASM39365v2, whole genome shotgun sequence genome, CCTTAGGGTTTAGACCATCTATTGACCCTGTTATTCTTGAGTTCTATCATTTCTTTGATGTTtgcttgggtcaaattggcccaatcatatggagggttgttgcctgtttgaggcatttgaccaacacAGCCGGTGTTCCCTTTACTTTCCCTCATTTGATTCACCTTTACTCCCCTAGACTCTTCCGCAATGGTGTTTTCacactagtagccaggagcaaGAGAGTTTTGGTGAGCCCCGAGgatgacaaagaccgtggctggtatgcaaggtttgttgctgcccctactgttggtttagtgggtgatgataatgttcccttccctgagaagtggaattttgcacgtaagtctttttaactttctcgtaccttttttttttcaaatttgtcaacttttctaattttgcttcttttttttagcaaccatgggagttgtggaagacgttcccaattTCTGTGATTGGGTAGACAAGTTATTGAGGACCGCACCAATGGATGGTAGGTCTTGGAAGACACTTTCTAACCAttttggttggaaagtaaaaactaTGGTAAGAACTTTTATTTCATCTTTTCgtgtatatttatattttttttattgcacTAATTTAAATCcatctttttatcaggattttcTATTTGCGGAGTCACTGCCGAGGCAGACGCGGCTTCCTGCATCTCTTTGGAAAGGGCTCAAGAAATAATCTTGGGTTCTTCTACAAAAAGAAAAGTCGTTACCGTTGAGGAACAAGACTCTAAAGAGGAGGAAGATGGGGGCTCTTTGGTGACAAGGCAACGAGCTCGAAGATGCatcatttctgatgatgaagcAGAGGTATCCCCCCGTCGTTTTGTTCCTCTTACCGAGTCTGCTGAGACTCTGGTACTAATTCTTGATGATGACGTTGCTCCTGCTGCTGCTCATGACTCTATTGAGCAGCTTTTTATTAGCGGGTTTGGTAGTGAAGGCTTAGGTCCTGTTTTGGATGAAGTACCCTTGGCTTCTTTTTCGACACCCGTGTATGTAACTCATTCTTTGCCAGTTTCGATTGTCTCTGTTCCTCCCTAGACTATATTTACCACCTCTTCTGTTCTTCCTTCGACAATTCCTCCTCCAAACATTCATCACACTGAGGTTGGCTCCTTAAGTAAGAATGTTGCTATGAGGCGAGTAGTCATTGAAGTTCCTGCTAAGGGTGGTCTCTTAAGGAAATCAGGTCAAGCAGATGTATGGCTAGAGCCTTTAATTGGCCCAATTGTGAAATCTAAGCTAGAGAGCCATAGTTCCTTAACCCTGATGAACGATATTGTGcatgccactttgaaggtattccccttatcttctttcttttactttgtaatttttctatctttgaggattcttttttctttttcccctttttaggcCAACCTTATCGGCACAGAGATAATGAAAAGAATTTCCCACTCAGATCAGTTAGTGCGTGATTCTAAGTTAGAGGCGTGCAATTGGAAGGAATAGTTTGAGAGCTTGCAAATTGATGTGGAATATTTGGAAGAGAGCAAGAGTACCTTGGAGCAACAGGTACGAGCTTTGACTTCGGAGTTGGCGGTTGAAAAAGCTTCCTTAAGCCAAGTAGATAAAGAAAAAAACGCGCCTTGAAACTTCCTATTCAGAACAGCTGTCCAAGActagtgaagaaatcagagagttgaaggctcttcTGAATAAAAAGGAAGCTTACGCTGGGGAGCTCGTACAAAATTTGACTCAGGCACAAGAAGACATTCGAGCTTCTTCTGATAAGGTGCGTGCTTTAGAAAGCTCCCATGCCTCTCTCCAGACTTCTTACACATCTGCCTTGGCTAAAAATGAGAAGTTAAAGAACGAAATTGCTGACTGGGAAagggattatgagatccttgaagataaaTCTGCTATTGAAATAAGTTGGGCGTTTTTGAATTCACACCGTGATACCCTaattgaagctggccaagaaaatttcaacttggaatctgagttggtaaaaatcaatgaaactattgagaaaGTTCAGCAAACTCAAGATTTTCCTTCTCCCATGGCCGAAGCTTCCGTGAATGTTGAAGTCGATACGGGTATCCCAACTATTTCAAGTCCAGTCGAGCTTGTTGCTGCAGGTCAAATTGAGCCCGCAACTATTGATACTCCTGCCCAAGTTGAGCACGTTGTTGTTGATGCTTCTACTTCAGTTCCTCCAATTTCTCAGTGATCAGCCTTAGTTATTTGAATAACTTTGTTTTTGTTTCATTTGAAAAATTGTGGTGAAACCCTTGGTTCCATTTAAGGGTTTATTTTGAGAATTAAAGTCCCCAGACCTTTTATGGGGCAGTTTGTATAAACAATTCATAGTTTtgtgactaagttcatacttagtcttaagtttttaaatattaagaagtttttcatgttattatcttgaacttctatttattttattcttgcctttatttttaaggacttacagaataatttgcatttttgttcttcgaaaatgcttctgttatcctcatgactaattaatttgaacatgaattttataaaagagagcccttttatatttcgacacttaatgaagaagacgtctcaacttcataatggtgttaacatacgataaaagaaataggaacacacatgtttctttgaaataactttaacaagtttttatttgaactttgtctagttttgaataatactttacatgtatttaaagtacatctataactttctcgtaactgtttttcttgtaacagatttaaaaaagtaaaaataataaacacgaggtttttatttataacccgttttagtacatagcctttaccctaactatagtaACGTTTTCTTTGGCCTTGGCTCGTGACTTcgtgacttttactctgcacttgactctttcAGGCTTGATTTTTCCTCCATCtactttgccttctttatacatatgCCCGTGTATATTAtttagtcccccaagtgtttgagtgttgaagtatgaagcctcgagcacttgattgtttctctcatttggtcattttcctgaaaaggaaaacatacgggactcggaggtacgatTATAGATGAAAACTGCTTAACCCGTTCGTATTTCTAttagaataattgtaaccctaggccaggaattttagtTTATTCCGTATGCCTTataggtcgtgactcatcatttagtatgggttagcattttgcctatcatctaaaatcgttagtaaaattttaaaaattcaaaaattaaattcaaaatgttgatacctgaccgtgggtattccttagaaatagtatctcttcaagcgaacaacattccaatgtgaaggtagtatctttcCATCCATTATCTCCAGTTCATATGCTCTTTTTCCTGCAATATCACGaactctatagggtccttcccatgttggacttaatttaccaGCATTAGCTGCCTTTGTAGATTGAAAaccctttttaagcacgaagtccccaattttgaagaacctgagtcgtgctttcctattgtagtatcgttctatgacctgcTTCTGTGCTACCATTCTTATTAGTGCAGCTTCTCTCCTTCCTTCGAGTAAATCAAGATTTAAACGCATCTCCTTGTCATTGGACTCTTCTGTTGCCAGCATGAACCTTGTACTTGGCTCCCTTATCTCAATGGGAATTAAAGCTTCTGCTCTATAAACCAACGAAAATGGTATTTCTCCCGTACTTGTTTTTGCCGTTgtacgatatgcccataaaacaccaggtagcaCTTCTGGCCAATTCCCTTTTGACTCTTTTAATCAtttttttaaattgttgataatgactttatttgttgattctaCTTGCctattacccaccggatgataaggcgtagatgtaatccttttaatttgccaacatTGAAGGAATtccgtgatttgagctcctataaACTGAGGTCCATTATCACATAtgatctcctttggtacaccgaatcggcatatgatattctgccaaataaaatctttgacttccttttctcgcacctgtttgaatgctcctgcctctacccatttagtaaaataatcagtgagtacgagcaaaacttttacatgtccttttgcttgtgataatggacctacgatatccattccccatttcataaatggccacggcgcgatgaccggatgtaataactcTGCAGGTCTATgtatattgttaccgtacctttgacatttatcacatttggccaagaaactttctgcttcttcttccattttaggccagtaataacctgccctaattaaggttcttactagtgatctttcacctgcgtgattcccgcaatgcccttcgtgtatttctctcattacatactccgtttgcgaaggtccgaggcatcttgctaagggaccaccgaacattttacgatagagattgccttgctttaagtagtaccgagcagcctttttttgaagcgcatgagcttttttcttatcaTTAGGGatggtaccatactgcaaaaaagctataatctcattcctccaatcccaagttaaattattaaaatttacctcattcttattagggtcgagaactgaatgaaataaatgtataactAAGGCGTTTGCATCACTTGCCACATCagccgcagatgcgagattagctagggcgtccgCTTCAACATTTACATCCACTGGTTATTTGTATAACTTTCtaggtttgaaattgctttatcaattcCCGTACATTTTCTAAATATTGTTGCATCCTCGCTTCcttggctgtataagtccccagcatttgattaaccacgagttgtgaatcacttttgattataatctgatttatgccaagttctcatgccaattctagacctgcaattacagcctcatacttcgcctcattgttagttatagaatgatatttaatagcttgtcgaatggtttcacccgtaggtggtaccaaaacaatccctaaacctgcaccttttaatttagatgaaccatcagtgaataaagtccaagttcccgggttagctccattgaacacctgtaattctttctctgcttctaattgcatcccctggctaaaatcagccacgaaatcagctaacacttgtgattttatagcagttctaagTTAGTacgtgatttcgtattcacttaactctatagCCCACTTAGccaacctacctgataactcatgcttatgtaatatattacgtaaagggtaggcAGTTACTGCAGcaataggatgacactgaaagtaaggtcttaacttcctagatgccatgattaatgcgagtgcaagtttttctaattgaggataccgcgtctccacatctaacaaagatttactaacataatagatggGGGATTGTTTACATTGTTCTTCCCGGACcaaaacaacacttaccgctacttccgaaacagcaaggtaaatgagtagtctttccccagcctttggttttgccagcaaaTGTGGTTTTCATAAGTATGTTTTCAAATTCCTGAGTGCTTGCTGaaattcctcattccattcaaaatgatcctgcttttttagggctgagaagaatttaaagcacttctctgatgatttagaaatgaatcttcccaaagctgcaattctccctgttaatctttgaacttatTTCTTGTTTGAAAttatatcagggatttcttcaatggccttaatctgtgtaggattcacttcaataccacagttagaaacaagaaaacccaaaaacttacccgATGCAACatcaaatgcacatttctcgggatttaacttcatattaaatttgctcaaaattgaaaatgtgtcagataagtgtaatatgtgatcttttgaatattgagttttaacaagcatatcatctatatacacttccatagtttttcctaaattctcttgaaacattttggtaactaacctctgatacgttgcacctgcattctttagaccaaagggcattactttataacagtaagtccccctgtctgttatgaatgaagttttttcttcatctcccggatccattttaatctgattataacctgaatatgcatctaaaaaacttaatagctCATGACCTGCacttgcatcaatcaattgatctatgtgtggcaGTGGAAAAGAATATGTAGGGCaggctttattaagatctgtgtaatctacacaaacccgccacttaccgttcttctttggaactacaacagtattagctaaccagttaggatacttcacctcacgaatggaaccaatttttagcaatttttggattcttcttgaatcacctgattcttgaaagttccttgctttctttccttttgcttgacaggagggtatgatgggtcttcatttaatttgtgagccatcacctccggtggtatccCCGTtatgtcagagtgggaccaagcaaagtagtgcacgttagttttcaaaaattcaattaacttacctttcatgcCTTGGCTAAGATTGGCCCCAACGTAGACTTTCTTATCAGGCATTGAGCAAATAACACAATAGGCTCTAATTCctctatcgttgttttgatatttttattctcttctagttcttgaatggtatcaggctttgaatctacatctgtttgcccCTATTctgttgaggtttgtgttgtggtgtcctcaactgccttctgtgattgttatttttcttcatttctcGTGCTTGTATCAGCAACGGAGTTGATAAtcctggatgtatgttgatctccacgaatttgacaaattTCCCATGGCGAcggaaatttgataacttgatgcaaggttgaaggaactgCGTCCATCTCGTGGATtcatggtctcccaaggatcatTTTGTAAGCTATCTCCATATTTAttacctggaactttgtatctttgtcgactccttcagcgaatgtggtgagtgttactTTTCCTTTCGTCACAACACTAGAATTATCAAAtacagatagagtatgcgcctttggtattacttTATCTTCAGCTTTCATCTCACTTAATACTCTTAGTAAAATAATGTTcatggaactacctggatcaatcaagacTCGTTTTACATTAGCATCATATACAAttagagatattaccagtgcatcgttatgaagGGTTAATACGacatctgcatctgcatcattgaatgtaatgttgtcttcctctaaGATATGCCGCACCCGTTTCTTTTGGGTAATTGTaactttggaaattttgttagttgtagtatatgatataccattaatgtcttcacccccacttataacattGACAGTTCTTTTAGgggaaggtggttttggaggttcctgcttgttcttcatgtaagcttgcttacctttctcactgaacaactcaataagatatccttgtttcaataaatgatcaacttcactttgtaaaaatttgCAGTTTGCTGTTTTATGCATgtgatcattatgaaactcgcaccaatgatcagggttgcgcttgtttggattcgatctcatttcttttggccatcgaaccttatcacccatgcttctaaaaacagctacgagctcagAGGTGCTGACGTTAAAATTATAACcaccgaatcttgcttttaagtttttatcatcatctcgtgactcatagttgtttcgatcgttcctaaatcttgatgaagaacctgattctctattcCTTAATCTGTGATCATACCTTTGATTGTCCTgatttgaccgtgagtcttttcccgcaggtcccatatacggctcgtacctatttttaccagaTCTTTTTTCGGTCTTCGCacgtctcgaacttaccttttcttctttttgaaatcgTAGAACAGTATCTTCTCTGATcctcagcttcgtgctatacctgttataaacatcattccacgttatAGCTGGGAATTTACGAAGGttttccttgagtctcctcgtagcttccgagATTTTATCATTCAAGttgcttgtgaaagctatagctgcccaattatcaggtacacgaggtaaggtcattctttcacgttggaacctgtctacgaattctctaagcaattcCGAGTCCCCtttcttgatcttgaaaatataTTTCATTCTTTATTCGACTTTTTGAGCTCTCGAGTGTGCTttaatgaaagaatctgcaagctcagcaaaagagtttatagaattttcgggtaaaagagaataccatgttaatgcacccttggtgagtgtttcaccaatttttttgactaatactgattcaatctcctgcttagtcaaatcgttgccttttacgcctgttgtgaatgcagtcatgtgatctcgtgggtctgttgttccatcgtattttggatTATTAgacattttgaatttctttgaaattggaaggggagcaacattttgcttccaaggttgttgagaatatttatccatatctacccctttgattatgtgcggcaccccgggtatttgctctatgcggtcactttgctTCTTGAGCTGTTTCTGtaatgttagtactaaattttgcaaatatgaattaactaaattacTTGGTTCTCCCTCTTGCGATTCACTGGGGGTTCCACCGCTACCTAAATTAACAAGCTCGAAACGAAGGTTCTCCAGAGTattgttatttggagtaggtgtgggtggtgcagcaggtaaCTAGATAACCAAGGCCTGAACGGCTTTATTGACCTGTGCGGTAATAAGTTTTTGCAAAGCCTCATCCATAGCTTCAACATTTTTGAATTGAGCATGTCCATCTgtatgagatccatcaggagtgccttcacgagatcgcCGAGGAGAGCCTCGTGGTTAAATAATTAGTGTGTTATTATCCTGAGGGTCTCTCTGAAGTTGTTGGTTTGTTTGGTTTCTTGGTTTCCTTgaatgttgtcattgttgttcgacatagttgatgcaacaaggaaagttaagcgaaaagaaaatagattatcaaaTTCCCGGTAAcaaaaccaatttgtttaaccaaaaaatggaattttagtgagaaaaacaagtaaaccaaagtatATTCTAATAgtgtttcgtgtccttacaattgatcaattatctcccttttatagctatttgggAGATATGTGTTTTGCCCTTGTTTTAATAGGGCTAtcatgagtaattaaagacattgaatgctacgttacacaatcattgtatttaatacagattctctaatgtattcagtatttaatgctcattaaatactgtatATGTACTATCATATATTGTCAAATTCATTCCCCTTGATTCCCTTacctaaatgacttaaatagaTACGGGCACCGAGTCCTTTGAATATCTGCCCAGgtctcttcctttgcctttgctagTATCGGTTGCAACTCGTATCTCTTTGCCAGTTGTAACTCTGTGACTAGTCTACGTGTCTTGACATGTCATCTTCATTCCACTTTAATaagtaaactcaatttttcccaatacaccgggttaacagaattccctacCTAGTTTTTtagtttcgcagacttttaaaaataaagtcagttttcctcgatttgggatttaaaataaactgatGACTTAGGACACAATAAAttatcccaaatggcgactctgaattaaataaaataatcccatttcgattaatgtcactttaattggaaaaactcccttataccccctttcgggtaaaaaggaggtgtgacacttactTCCTGACTAgggcaaccaaggctggtgcatgcctggGCAAATCACTGAATCGGACAGCATACTCCGACACTAAAAAATGACCCCATGAGAGTGAAGCTGGTTCGACTAGGCTACCCACCTCATATGCCCGCCACCACTTATATGCCTCTCCCTTTAGCTGGAACATAGTAAAAGCAACCCCACTTGTCTTCACAATGCGCATAGTATGGAGAATGAGATGACACTCCTCAAGAAACCCATGTGCATCCTTTGAAGCCAAACCACTAAAActaggagggtggtacttcttgaacctctcgagCCTAATCTGCTCCTCCTCAGTGTTGATTGTTGggcccccctttttccctccatggagaggagtccgggtttcgacattcatggggtgtgatgactcattttcttttgggaattgggtattgcgTTTTTTATGattcgtcacctaatgatttttaagttgcgttagggcacctacagGGTTTATCTAcaactacgtttgataaccagagatagggtaagggcttgaaataatcctaaggggaaggtgttaggcacccctcaagatccactagtatggtttcCAGCCAaccagttttttgtgaatttgtgcaattagtaaataaacaagtaaggctcaagtaataggggatttaagtttaaatacacaagtgtttgaaaacaattattgaaaggcgaaattttgaaaagagttataatctaaggcatgcttataaatataaaatggggtttcctaggtttgtttgtaatatggatcacatcaattgcaatacccggtatgacactcctcagaagaggggatacacgtggtattagcgcaccagtaatcatatccatatctaccctttcccaccccgtgaaggtaattaaagcgagggttggtctcgaccgccccattcctatcagtcctagaggaatttaggactcccaTTCTTATAAGAAGGAGATTCTAGGCAGActctcaggtttaaaggcaaaaaaactaaagcgacatacaaaaacatataagactgcaTTTAGAGAGGGAAACATATTAGCAACTAATAGGCTCATgcatacctccacaaataatgcgcATAGACAGCATGGCTAATGCACCactaaggtctg contains:
- the LOC138885909 gene encoding uncharacterized protein gives rise to the protein MKYIFKIKKGDSELLREFVDRFQRERMTLPRVPDNWAAIAFTSNLNDKISEATRRLKENLRKFPAITWNDVYNRYSTKLRIREDTVLRFQKEEKVSSRRAKTEKRSGKNRYEPYMGPAGKDSRSNQDNQRYDHRLRNRESGSSSRFRNDRNNYESRDDDKNLKARFGGYNFNVSTSELVAVFRSMGDKVRWPKEMRSNPNKRNPDHWCEFHNDHMHKTANCKFLQSEVDHLLKQGYLIELFSEKGKQAYMKNKQEPPKPPSPKRTVNVISGGEDINGISYTTTNKISKVTITQKKRVRHILEEDNITFNDADADVVLTLHNDALVISLIVYDANVKRVLIDPGSSMNIILLRVLSEMKAEDKVIPKAHTLSVFDNSSVVTKGKVTLTTFAEGVDKDTKFQVINMEIAYKMILGRP